One stretch of Halobacillus litoralis DNA includes these proteins:
- the pyrH gene encoding UMP kinase translates to MRYSRVLLKISGGALKGDSKDSFDNQRLEHIANEILSLLESGLEVAVVVGGGNIFRGRTAEDWGIERVEADNIGTIGTIINSLMLRGVLKKKSKKEVRVMTSIPVASVAETYIRLKGLHHLDKGRVLILAGGNGQPFVTTDYPAVQRAIELDCDAILVAKQGVDGVYTSDPVKHKGAKMYGSLNYDDILLHNIQIMDQSALILARDFKLPVHIFNFDHPGLIKRVCTGIDEGTLISHRPSKLQTME, encoded by the coding sequence ATGAGATATTCTCGTGTCTTACTTAAAATTAGTGGGGGTGCCTTGAAAGGGGACAGCAAGGACAGCTTTGACAATCAACGACTGGAACATATCGCAAACGAAATTCTCTCGCTTCTAGAAAGTGGATTGGAGGTTGCGGTCGTCGTCGGAGGAGGTAATATCTTCAGAGGCAGAACCGCTGAAGACTGGGGAATTGAGCGGGTCGAGGCCGATAATATAGGGACAATCGGCACGATTATTAACAGTCTGATGTTAAGAGGTGTGTTGAAGAAAAAATCAAAGAAAGAAGTACGGGTCATGACTTCCATTCCTGTGGCAAGTGTAGCAGAGACGTATATTCGTTTGAAGGGTTTACATCACCTGGATAAAGGAAGGGTCCTCATTTTGGCGGGAGGAAACGGTCAGCCATTTGTGACGACCGATTATCCTGCGGTACAAAGGGCGATTGAATTGGATTGTGATGCCATTCTTGTTGCGAAGCAAGGCGTGGACGGTGTCTACACGTCGGACCCTGTAAAACATAAAGGAGCGAAAATGTACGGAAGTTTAAATTATGATGATATACTTCTTCATAACATCCAAATCATGGATCAGTCCGCTCTCATTCTTGCACGAGACTTTAAGCTCCCTGTACACATTTTCAATTTTGATCATCCAGGGCTGATAAAGAGAGTTTGTACGGGGATAGATGAGGGTACTCTCATTTCACATCGACCATCCAAGCTTCAAACAATGGAATAG
- a CDS encoding TetR/AcrR family transcriptional regulator, protein MNMDRKEEIREAARQSFSIFGYKATTMDHVAKAANVGKGTIYNFFQNKEELFQDIIAELLLEMKGKAESVMDDERSLKENVHLALIELLQYRKSHQLTVKLVYEAREIGTAAVKEALQNVEALILDYLKEKIITAVAEGDIRECDPEITAFMMLKLYTALIIDWEEGHDPLPKEKVLHLFDGYVFKGLSPE, encoded by the coding sequence ATGAATATGGACAGAAAAGAAGAAATCCGCGAAGCCGCCCGTCAATCTTTTTCCATCTTTGGTTATAAAGCTACAACGATGGACCATGTCGCCAAAGCTGCAAATGTAGGAAAAGGGACGATTTATAATTTCTTTCAAAACAAAGAAGAACTGTTTCAGGATATTATCGCAGAGCTTCTGTTAGAGATGAAGGGAAAAGCGGAATCTGTTATGGATGACGAGCGATCCCTGAAGGAAAATGTACACTTAGCCCTTATTGAGCTTCTTCAATACCGTAAGAGCCACCAGTTGACGGTGAAACTCGTGTATGAAGCCCGTGAAATAGGAACGGCAGCTGTGAAGGAAGCCCTTCAAAATGTAGAGGCTTTAATTTTGGATTATCTGAAGGAAAAAATAATAACAGCTGTAGCAGAGGGAGATATTCGCGAATGTGACCCGGAAATCACGGCCTTTATGATGTTGAAGTTATACACCGCACTGATTATCGATTGGGAAGAAGGACATGATCCCTTACCCAAGGAAAAGGTCCTTCATTTATTTGATGGTTACGTGTTTAAAGGATTATCACCCGAATGA
- the dat gene encoding D-amino-acid transaminase, producing MTIYDHILTEDDFVKQDTLKYPFEERGLQFGDGIYEVIRVYNGNYYLIDEHIDRLYRSAAAVKIDVPYKKEDMYERLDELLKKNGIDGDAKVYMQITRGSAPRDHAFPDQTQANLYAYVKDLPRPDSFLRDGVSTITQEDVRWDWCYIKSLNLLPNVLAKQTAKEQGCYEAILHKNGEVTECSSSNVYFVRQGKVYTHPAKKNILHGCVRMRVEAFCKRENIEFIEEAFQLEDLAYADELFLSSSTSEIMPILKVDGQTIGDGQPGSVTRKLQKCYEADAHITQEDSIFTSQTAAE from the coding sequence ATGACGATTTATGACCACATTTTGACAGAAGATGATTTTGTAAAACAGGATACATTGAAGTACCCGTTTGAGGAACGGGGACTTCAGTTCGGTGACGGGATTTATGAAGTCATCCGTGTGTATAACGGAAATTATTACTTAATCGATGAACACATCGATCGGCTGTACCGTTCAGCGGCAGCTGTTAAAATCGATGTCCCTTATAAAAAGGAAGACATGTACGAACGGCTGGATGAACTGCTTAAGAAAAATGGAATCGATGGAGATGCTAAAGTGTACATGCAAATCACCAGAGGCTCTGCACCGAGGGATCACGCCTTTCCTGATCAAACACAAGCCAACTTATATGCCTATGTGAAAGATCTTCCTCGTCCGGATTCATTCTTACGTGATGGCGTCAGTACCATTACTCAGGAAGATGTTCGCTGGGACTGGTGTTATATTAAGAGTTTAAATTTGCTCCCGAATGTCTTAGCTAAACAGACAGCAAAAGAACAAGGGTGTTATGAGGCGATCCTCCACAAAAATGGAGAAGTGACAGAGTGCAGCTCTTCCAACGTTTATTTTGTCCGTCAGGGGAAAGTGTACACCCACCCTGCAAAGAAGAACATTCTGCATGGCTGTGTAAGAATGAGGGTGGAGGCTTTCTGTAAGAGAGAAAATATTGAATTTATTGAAGAAGCCTTCCAACTAGAAGACCTTGCTTATGCGGATGAACTGTTTTTGTCCAGCAGTACCTCAGAAATCATGCCGATACTGAAAGTTGACGGGCAAACCATCGGAGATGGTCAACCTGGCTCTGTAACACGTAAGCTGCAAAAGTGTTATGAGGCAGATGCTCATATAACTCAGGAAGATTCTATCTTTACAAGCCAGACGGCAGCTGAATAG
- a CDS encoding YhgE/Pip domain-containing protein has translation MNGWKLWISEWKHIGKNKKVLVPFLAVLLIPLIYSAMFLWAFWNPYGSMDELPVAIVNLDEGAEFNGEPLQVGKEFVNQLNDGGDFEYHVVSEEKGYEGLEEQDYYMLVEIPENFSADATTVMDDTPKPLQLKYVPNEGFNFLSAQIGESATEKMKAKLSSEMTETYANAMFEQFNELQKGLAEASEKAGSLDQGAADLDQGAKQLEDSLKTFTDKQLELASGTQTLRNGASDLADGSSDLRDGLGKLQEGFAQLEKGTADAEGGAENLQSGIAQSKEGAESLSEGISLMIEKTSPLKSGSEKLNESMNGVNEGADQVSTSAQQVAEGITSLKKELVPLVENMPEEQQKALLQKIEGLEAGAGKLAEGASSLNSATTRISEATGPLNGKVEELLKAQTQLQKGADTLVAGQSDLYEGAVKLSDGQGKLKTSMGRFSQELAKAQEGAVKVASGASEINQGASRIFDGSNQLADGSKQLQEGAGELSEGTGALTSGTQEFESNLATASSEANEVKADEETGEMMGSPVGVEKESLNHVPNYGTGFTPYFLSLGLFVGALLITIVYPVREPFESPRSGLGWFSAKFGILLVAGTVQAVIAASVILYGLNLEVTHVGAFYLFSILTSLTFMTLVQMLVTWLGDP, from the coding sequence ATGAATGGTTGGAAGCTTTGGATCTCAGAGTGGAAGCATATTGGAAAAAATAAAAAAGTACTGGTACCGTTTTTAGCGGTCCTTCTCATCCCACTGATTTACAGTGCGATGTTTTTATGGGCGTTTTGGAACCCTTATGGCAGCATGGATGAATTGCCTGTAGCGATCGTGAACCTCGATGAGGGGGCGGAATTTAATGGAGAACCTCTTCAAGTAGGAAAAGAGTTCGTGAACCAATTGAATGATGGAGGAGATTTTGAATACCACGTAGTCTCAGAGGAAAAGGGCTATGAAGGTCTTGAAGAGCAAGATTATTACATGCTTGTTGAAATTCCGGAAAACTTTTCTGCGGATGCTACAACGGTGATGGATGATACGCCGAAACCATTACAGTTGAAATACGTACCGAATGAAGGGTTCAACTTCTTATCTGCCCAAATTGGAGAATCGGCAACAGAAAAGATGAAAGCTAAATTATCCAGTGAAATGACAGAAACCTATGCGAATGCCATGTTCGAGCAATTCAATGAACTTCAAAAAGGGCTGGCAGAAGCAAGTGAAAAAGCAGGAAGCTTGGACCAGGGAGCAGCTGACTTGGATCAGGGAGCGAAACAATTGGAAGACAGTTTAAAAACATTTACTGATAAACAATTGGAGCTGGCAAGTGGGACGCAAACACTCAGGAATGGTGCCTCTGATTTGGCTGACGGGTCCTCTGATTTACGTGATGGACTAGGAAAATTGCAAGAAGGGTTTGCACAGCTTGAAAAAGGGACCGCTGACGCCGAAGGTGGCGCGGAAAACTTACAAAGCGGAATAGCTCAATCTAAAGAAGGAGCCGAATCTTTAAGCGAGGGAATCTCTTTAATGATTGAAAAAACTTCCCCGTTAAAAAGTGGTTCAGAAAAGCTCAATGAAAGTATGAACGGAGTGAATGAAGGCGCAGATCAGGTATCTACTTCTGCCCAGCAAGTAGCTGAAGGGATCACAAGCCTGAAGAAAGAATTGGTTCCTTTAGTTGAAAACATGCCTGAAGAACAACAGAAGGCTCTTCTCCAAAAGATTGAGGGACTAGAGGCTGGAGCTGGCAAACTCGCAGAAGGGGCAAGTTCTCTTAACTCAGCAACAACAAGAATTAGCGAGGCAACTGGCCCGTTAAATGGAAAAGTTGAAGAACTCCTTAAAGCTCAAACTCAACTGCAAAAAGGAGCCGATACACTAGTCGCAGGTCAAAGTGATCTTTATGAGGGAGCTGTTAAGCTTTCCGATGGGCAAGGGAAATTGAAGACCTCCATGGGTAGGTTTTCTCAAGAACTGGCTAAAGCTCAGGAGGGAGCTGTGAAAGTAGCGTCTGGAGCCTCTGAAATCAACCAGGGAGCAAGTAGGATCTTCGATGGGTCTAACCAGCTGGCAGACGGTTCCAAACAACTTCAAGAAGGAGCAGGTGAGTTGTCAGAGGGAACAGGTGCATTAACATCTGGAACGCAAGAGTTTGAATCGAACCTGGCCACCGCTTCATCGGAAGCGAATGAAGTGAAAGCGGACGAGGAGACAGGAGAAATGATGGGATCTCCTGTAGGTGTGGAAAAAGAATCCCTGAACCACGTGCCAAATTATGGGACAGGCTTTACCCCTTATTTCTTGTCTTTAGGCTTATTTGTAGGCGCATTGTTAATTACCATTGTTTACCCTGTCCGTGAACCTTTCGAAAGTCCAAGAAGCGGACTTGGATGGTTTTCGGCCAAGTTTGGAATTTTGTTGGTGGCAGGTACCGTACAAGCTGTCATTGCAGCAAGTGTCATCTTGTATGGGTTGAACCTGGAAGTTACTCATGTAGGAGCTTTCTACTTGTTCAGTATTCTCACGAGTTTGACTTTTATGACGCTTGTACAAATGCTCGTGACATGGCTCGGTGACCCATGA
- a CDS encoding (S)-benzoin forming benzil reductase, with protein sequence MQYAVVTGASRGLGEAIARQFILKSVNVVAVSRSGNEELKDLADEKGVDFHHVSCDLSDIDDLNRGLNQMVEYVFHKDTHYVYLVNNAGVIEPIDTVGQLEADAVQKHMQVNVTAPMLTVNRFVKEANERDISLGIINITSGAAEKTIHGWSTYSSSKAAINRFTQTLALEQQGRGHSILAYSPGVIDTDMQGEIRSSSEDAFADVEKFRKLKEEGELRSPDEVANVLMNLLEEPDKIENGQVYKLYDLIGK encoded by the coding sequence ATGCAGTACGCCGTTGTAACAGGGGCTTCTCGTGGCTTAGGAGAAGCGATTGCACGTCAGTTCATTTTAAAGAGTGTGAATGTGGTGGCTGTTTCCCGCTCAGGTAATGAAGAATTGAAGGACTTGGCAGATGAAAAAGGGGTGGATTTTCATCATGTCAGCTGTGACTTGAGTGACATAGACGATTTAAATCGAGGGCTTAATCAAATGGTCGAATATGTTTTCCACAAAGACACGCATTATGTTTATCTTGTCAATAATGCCGGGGTCATCGAACCTATTGATACAGTAGGTCAATTGGAAGCAGATGCTGTGCAAAAACACATGCAAGTCAATGTAACTGCGCCCATGCTTACCGTGAACCGATTCGTTAAGGAAGCGAATGAAAGAGACATCTCTCTTGGGATCATAAATATTACTTCTGGTGCAGCAGAGAAGACGATCCATGGCTGGAGTACATACAGCAGCTCCAAAGCAGCCATCAATCGTTTTACACAAACTCTGGCCCTTGAGCAGCAAGGGAGGGGTCACAGCATACTTGCCTATAGTCCAGGTGTTATCGATACAGACATGCAAGGCGAAATTCGTTCCTCTTCAGAGGATGCTTTTGCTGATGTGGAGAAGTTCCGCAAATTGAAAGAAGAAGGGGAATTACGCTCTCCTGATGAAGTGGCCAATGTATTGATGAACCTTTTAGAAGAACCGGATAAAATCGAAAATGGTCAGGTGTATAAGCTGTATGATTTAATAGGTAAATGA
- a CDS encoding YczE/YyaS/YitT family protein: MKYLFLFIIYVAGLVVSSLGLALIIKSGLGVGPGDSIAVGLSMHFPVTVGSVMIVAFVILLLVNAKLEHKRPKFESLIPIIIRGRTLDIFLYGMLENMEYEAWWAQWGIFSLGLLATAVGISVYLRTPFPRIPLDHFMMIMNEKTNQSKSTVRIFSESGMALIGFLLGAPVGFGTLIVALLLGPLIQWSFQWARPIAALWTEPKKKMPQKA; the protein is encoded by the coding sequence ATGAAGTATTTGTTTCTGTTTATCATCTATGTTGCAGGACTTGTCGTTTCAAGTCTTGGCCTTGCGCTGATCATAAAATCCGGTTTAGGAGTCGGTCCGGGAGACAGCATTGCTGTCGGCCTCTCCATGCATTTTCCTGTCACTGTCGGAAGCGTCATGATTGTCGCTTTTGTCATCCTATTACTTGTCAATGCAAAGTTGGAGCATAAGCGACCCAAATTCGAATCATTAATCCCAATTATCATCCGCGGAAGAACATTAGATATCTTCCTATACGGAATGCTTGAGAATATGGAGTATGAAGCATGGTGGGCTCAATGGGGCATTTTTTCACTCGGTCTCTTAGCCACGGCTGTGGGAATCTCTGTTTATTTACGAACTCCATTCCCACGTATCCCTTTAGATCACTTCATGATGATTATGAATGAAAAAACCAACCAGTCAAAAAGTACGGTGCGCATTTTCTCCGAGTCCGGAATGGCTCTCATTGGTTTTTTGCTCGGAGCCCCGGTCGGTTTTGGGACATTGATTGTCGCCTTGCTATTAGGGCCCCTCATTCAATGGTCGTTCCAATGGGCGAGGCCGATTGCTGCTCTGTGGACAGAACCGAAGAAAAAAATGCCTCAAAAAGCGTGA
- a CDS encoding GNAT family N-acetyltransferase — translation MIRTAEVFDAAVYRNLIEQLEAESDFLLYGKSERKSTIEQVEGLIQKIEKEENSTIFLSELSGGVNGHVTVFGGGAPRNLHTASIITGVLKDFHGQGIAVDLFHRLFQWAEEKGVTRLDLSVMVHNERAVHFYERMGFEKEGVKRRSLIIKGSPIDEYVMAKILV, via the coding sequence ATGATTAGAACGGCAGAGGTCTTTGATGCAGCAGTCTATCGGAATCTTATTGAGCAATTAGAGGCAGAATCCGATTTTTTACTATATGGGAAAAGCGAAAGAAAATCCACGATCGAACAAGTGGAAGGTTTGATTCAAAAAATTGAGAAGGAAGAAAACTCTACCATCTTCCTATCCGAACTAAGCGGTGGAGTCAACGGGCATGTGACGGTTTTTGGAGGCGGTGCACCAAGGAATTTACATACAGCAAGCATAATTACGGGTGTATTAAAGGACTTTCATGGCCAAGGAATCGCTGTAGATCTTTTCCATCGTTTATTTCAATGGGCGGAAGAAAAAGGAGTGACGAGGCTTGACCTTTCGGTTATGGTTCATAATGAAAGGGCTGTCCACTTTTATGAACGCATGGGTTTTGAAAAAGAAGGTGTGAAGAGACGGTCCCTGATCATCAAGGGAAGTCCCATCGACGAGTATGTCATGGCTAAAATTCTAGTATAG
- a CDS encoding SpoVR family protein, which yields MRPDDQKKLEYAIREITEIAKGFGLDFYPMRYEVCPDDIIYTFGAYGMPTRFSHWSFGKQYYKMKLQYDLGLSKIYELVINSNPCYAFLLNSNSLIQNKLIVAHVLAHCDFFKNNARFQNTKRDMVESMAATAERIATYDKIYGKHEVESFLDAVLAIQEHIDPSLVRPKLAWSMDEEESEEKPLQTEYDDIWKIDESSSEEQPRFRKKKKFPPRPEKDLLLFIEQYSRELEDWQRDILTMMREEMLYFWPQLETKIMNEGWASYWHARILREMDLTSDESIEFAKLNASVVQPSKTQLNPYYLGLKIFEDIEDRYDNPTEEMIKHGVEPGSGREKMFEVREIESDQSFIRNYLTKELARREDLYLFQKQGQKYKITDKDHEAVRDQLVTMRVNGGFPYITVQDGDYVKGGELYLKHHFEDVELDVGYLEKTLPYVYQLWGRNVHIETKVEGRDVVFSYGGKKVQKKYL from the coding sequence TTGAGACCAGATGACCAAAAGAAGCTCGAATATGCGATCAGAGAAATAACGGAAATCGCTAAAGGTTTCGGGCTTGATTTCTATCCAATGCGTTACGAAGTCTGTCCTGATGATATTATTTATACATTCGGAGCGTACGGGATGCCGACACGCTTTTCCCACTGGAGTTTTGGAAAACAATACTACAAGATGAAGCTTCAATATGATCTCGGATTAAGCAAGATTTATGAGCTTGTCATTAACTCGAATCCTTGTTATGCCTTTTTGCTGAACTCAAACAGTTTGATACAAAATAAGCTGATTGTTGCCCACGTCCTTGCTCACTGTGATTTCTTTAAGAATAATGCCCGGTTCCAAAATACGAAGAGGGACATGGTTGAAAGTATGGCGGCGACGGCAGAACGAATTGCTACTTACGATAAAATATATGGCAAACATGAGGTCGAATCATTCCTTGATGCAGTCCTTGCTATTCAGGAACACATTGATCCATCTTTGGTTAGACCGAAACTTGCCTGGTCCATGGATGAAGAAGAAAGTGAAGAAAAACCGCTTCAAACAGAATATGATGATATCTGGAAGATTGATGAATCTTCTTCAGAAGAGCAGCCAAGGTTTAGAAAGAAAAAGAAATTCCCACCTAGGCCTGAAAAGGATTTGTTGCTCTTTATTGAACAGTACAGTCGTGAACTTGAGGACTGGCAGCGGGATATCTTGACGATGATGCGCGAGGAAATGTTGTATTTCTGGCCGCAGTTGGAAACGAAGATTATGAACGAAGGGTGGGCTTCTTACTGGCATGCGCGAATTTTAAGGGAAATGGATTTGACGAGTGATGAGTCCATTGAATTCGCTAAACTCAATGCGAGCGTTGTACAGCCAAGTAAGACCCAGCTGAATCCGTATTATCTAGGGTTGAAGATTTTTGAGGATATTGAAGATCGGTATGACAATCCGACGGAGGAAATGATCAAGCATGGGGTCGAACCCGGTTCAGGAAGAGAAAAAATGTTCGAGGTTCGCGAAATCGAATCTGATCAAAGCTTCATCCGTAATTATTTGACCAAAGAACTAGCTCGAAGAGAGGATTTATACCTTTTCCAGAAACAAGGTCAAAAGTATAAAATAACCGATAAAGACCATGAAGCCGTCCGCGATCAACTTGTCACCATGAGAGTAAATGGAGGATTTCCGTATATCACTGTCCAAGACGGCGATTATGTTAAGGGCGGAGAACTTTACTTAAAACACCACTTTGAAGACGTCGAACTCGATGTCGGGTATTTGGAAAAAACACTGCCTTATGTTTATCAACTGTGGGGGCGCAATGTCCACATAGAAACGAAAGTCGAAGGACGGGATGTTGTATTCAGCTACGGTGGTAAAAAAGTACAGAAGAAGTATTTATAG